The Methanoculleus marisnigri JR1 genome window below encodes:
- a CDS encoding DUF371 domain-containing protein, whose amino-acid sequence MKARDIVRARGHPLVRGTHPTTFEVTKDKTLTETGDCIIGVAADRGAADLDSGFKALLRDDRAVLTTRLTAGGETVEVTSRGSAAFTLDHPADLVWRRSDFVSDRTVGIRSDRVAATLPREFIEALRREEELVVELEVEIP is encoded by the coding sequence ATGAAGGCGAGGGATATCGTGCGGGCGCGGGGGCACCCGCTGGTCCGGGGAACCCATCCGACGACGTTTGAGGTGACGAAAGACAAGACGCTGACCGAGACCGGGGACTGCATCATCGGCGTCGCCGCCGACAGGGGCGCCGCCGACCTCGACTCCGGTTTCAAAGCGCTGCTCCGCGACGATCGGGCGGTGCTCACGACACGGCTTACCGCGGGCGGCGAGACCGTCGAGGTGACGTCGCGGGGCAGCGCGGCGTTCACCCTGGATCACCCCGCCGACCTCGTCTGGCGGCGGAGCGATTTCGTCTCCGACCGGACGGTGGGCATCCGTTCCGACCGGGTGGCGGCGACCCTCCCCCGGGAGTTCATCGAGGCGCTCCGGCGAGAGGAGGAACTCGTCGTCGAACTCGAGGTGGAGATTCCCTAG